The nucleotide sequence CTCAGCCAAATTCTTCCAAGGGAAAAGTTTGCCTGGATCATACTTTCTCAAAGGTGCAATATCACTGTGACCAACGACATTAATAGGTTCAATGCCATAACGTTGAATAATATCTTTCGCCAAACGCGTTAATAGATCGATCTGCTGCTCATTAAACGGATACCACTCTTTCTCAAGTAGCATTTCCGTAAATCCTTTATTAACAATTTCAATGCCAATCGAAGTGTCATTCAAGTCTTTCCGACCATTCCATCCACTAACACCAGCATGCCATGCCCTCTTCTCTTCAGGAACCAGTTGTAGAATAACAGGCTTTCCTCTCACATAATTCGGTAACGATGGGATTAAATAATGAGCACTAACACCGCCCTGAGTGAGTATACGTAAAGAATCTTTATCATCGACAGCGGTATAGTGGAACACCAAAAACCTTACTCTGTCATTTTGACCTTGTGAAGGAAAAGAGCTATCAACTTTATAAGCACCCCGATCTTCCAGACTGGAACACCCCGCCAATAGCATAAATAAGCCAACCAATATGATCTTCTTCATCATTTCCCTGTCCCACCTATTAATTGAATAGCAATATAATAACACAAAGAAATCAAATGAATACAAAATAAAATTTATGTTTTACATGATTTTTTTATAAAATTATCGGTTTTGTTCTTGACATAAAGCACAAATGAAGATGCCTTATTCCCATAATTTATACCCGTTATCCTTCAAGTTGCCTCTTTGTTGGCTGCACTCGCTCACCCCCGGTCACATAGTTCTCTATGCTCCCGGTGATTCACTCCCTTGCCGTCGCGATGCAGCTTGAAATCTATAGGGTATGTACTTTGTTCTAGCATTTCACTTGTGGCCAGCCACTTGGTTCGATTTGGCAAGACTTGCCGTTTCTTCCCAAATACCAACTTCGACCTTTTTCTGAATTTCAGGATACTGATTAATATCAAATGTCGGTAACTTACCGACACGTCTCTGTTGGTTGTAATCTTTTGCGAGTTTAAATGCGACGCCAGAAAGCAACAAGATAGCGGTCAGATTGGTAATTGCCATCAATGCCATAGACAAATCAGCCATTTTCCAAACTAAAGGCAATTCAGCCAACGCACCAAACATCACCATACCCAACGCCGCCAGACGTAAGATCATCAAGCCCGCGGTATGATTACGTTCAAGGAATACAATATTGCTTTCAGCATAAGCATAATTCGCAATGATTGATGTGAATGCGAAAAAGAAGATAGCCAGTGCAATAAATTCAGATCCCCAATCACCAACAGCGGAAGACAATGCCCGCTGAGTCAATTCTATTCCACTTATTCCTGAAATATTGCCATCAAGTACACCCGATGACAGGATGATAACAGCAGTCGCGCTACAGATAACCAGCGTATCCATAAAAACACCTAGCATTTGCACATAACCCTGAGATGCTGGATGAGGAGGATATGGAGAAGCAGAAGCAGCAGCATTGGGCGCTGACCCCATCCCGGCTTCATTTGAAAACAACCCGCGTTGAACACCTTGTGTCATCGCCTGTGCAACACCATAACCAACGGTCCCTGAAACGGCTTCCTGCAAACCGAATGCGCTTTTGAAAATCAATGCAAACACTTCCGGCATTCGTTCAAAGTTATGCCCGACGACCCAGAACGCCAAGATCAGATAAGCTATCGCCATAAAAGGGACAACTAATTCTGCAACCCGAGCAATAGAGCGCAAGCCACCAAAAATAATGAATCCGCTAAGAATCACCAAACCAATGCCGACATACAAAGGATCGAAATCAAATGCGAAAGCAGCAGCCTGAACAATAGAATTTGCCTGAACAGCATTAAATACCAGACCAAAAGCAATAATAAGAAATATGGAGAACATCACGCCCATCCAGCGTACTCCAAGCCCCTTTTCCATATAGTAGGCCGGACCACCGCGGTAATTCCCCTTATCGTCTTTTGTCTTGTACAGCTGGGCAAGTGTACTCTCAATAAAAGAGGTTGCCATTCCAATCAGAGCAACCACCCACATCCAAAAAATGGCACCAGGCCCACCCGCCGTTAAGGCGATTGCCACACCAGTAAGGTTGCCGGTACCAACCCGTGCAGCTAAACTGGTACACAGAGCCTGGAATGATGAAATACCTGCACTGTCAGATTTTTTACTGTTTTTCAATACTGAAAACATGTGCCCAAAATGGCGAATCTGTATAAAACCCGTGCGTATAGTGAAGTAAATACCCGCCCCAAGAAGAAGATAAATCAACACGGAGCCCCAAAGGATACTGTTAAAAAAGCTAATTAGTTCCGTCAAGTTAGTCAAGATATTTTTCCCCTTAAATTAGTAAACCCAATCTGACCATAAAATCGTATCCGGCAGAATTCATTGCGTTTAATATGCCTTTATAATTAACAAGTAACGCAATGCTGTATTAAGAAACACAGAGATACTGGTCAGAAAAACGCTATAAATGTAACACAAGTTTGAAATTAATGTGTAATGTTTACTGACCTTTTTACATTATCCATCAGATTAAATGAATGTTTGGTGTACTGTTTTTGACTGATAGTTAATAGATATGTCATTCAATCGACTATTGCCCGCCAGTCACTTCATACACTTTTAGCTATGCCTCCTATCAGTGATTCACAACAAGCAGTGATTCACAACAAGCTACATATATGAAACCCGTTACTTTAGCCCCCACACAAGTAAAAGAAGTTCTACCAATGAGCCGATTGTTAATTAAATCAACAACCCATTAATATCAAGAAAAAAATTCAAAAATAAGATATTGTGATTAATTTTGTGAGCAGATTATCAGCTTTAACAAAAAAATCCTCATTAATTTAGAAAATTTCGCATAGTGACATTTATCACATAAGACTTTAGAAATCAAAAAGATAAAAAACTCACTTATCGGATCACAATGAAATACCAACACATATGCTCAATGTAGGAAATATCATCCCAATAAATAACATAATATGCAAAAAACTAATAAACATCTCAACCTATATCTGACATTTATCTGTAGACTTCCTCAATCACAAGAGCAAATGATATTTCCCCTCAACTATTTGTGTTAAGTTATCATTAACATTAAAAAGTTTTTAACGACTGTTACCTACTTCTTTAATTAATTATAACGAATACATTTTTGCCTATTTATCTATTCTCTGAATATATTCAAATATATATCTAACCGTTCCCATTATTCTATTCTCTATAAGATGATTGTCTAATATTTCCACAAGCGGATTAAAATGAAATAACAATAAAGCCGAGATAATAAGATCCTTTTTTATAAAAGTTCGAGCAGTACTTTGATTACCTGCCAGATAGACCAAACTTTTAACAACATTTGTAGAAAATTTGCTGAATGAGCAACTGAGTTCTAAGCAAAATCGGGTACACTGCAAACCAAAATCATTACAATAATATTACC is from Photorhabdus laumondii subsp. laumondii and encodes:
- a CDS encoding N-acetylmuramoyl-L-alanine amidase, with product MKKIILVGLFMLLAGCSSLEDRGAYKVDSSFPSQGQNDRVRFLVFHYTAVDDKDSLRILTQGGVSAHYLIPSLPNYVRGKPVILQLVPEEKRAWHAGVSGWNGRKDLNDTSIGIEIVNKGFTEMLLEKEWYPFNEQQIDLLTRLAKDIIQRYGIEPINVVGHSDIAPLRKYDPGKLFPWKNLAEQGIGAWPEDATVEKYMAGRKWHDKASVELIQKTLAKYGYTIPQTGVLDEDTRKTISAFQMHFRPDDISGNPDAQTESIALALVEKYKK
- a CDS encoding alanine/glycine:cation symporter family protein, giving the protein MTELISFFNSILWGSVLIYLLLGAGIYFTIRTGFIQIRHFGHMFSVLKNSKKSDSAGISSFQALCTSLAARVGTGNLTGVAIALTAGGPGAIFWMWVVALIGMATSFIESTLAQLYKTKDDKGNYRGGPAYYMEKGLGVRWMGVMFSIFLIIAFGLVFNAVQANSIVQAAAFAFDFDPLYVGIGLVILSGFIIFGGLRSIARVAELVVPFMAIAYLILAFWVVGHNFERMPEVFALIFKSAFGLQEAVSGTVGYGVAQAMTQGVQRGLFSNEAGMGSAPNAAASASPYPPHPASQGYVQMLGVFMDTLVICSATAVIILSSGVLDGNISGISGIELTQRALSSAVGDWGSEFIALAIFFFAFTSIIANYAYAESNIVFLERNHTAGLMILRLAALGMVMFGALAELPLVWKMADLSMALMAITNLTAILLLSGVAFKLAKDYNQQRRVGKLPTFDINQYPEIQKKVEVGIWEETASLAKSNQVAGHK